The following are from one region of the Methyloprofundus sedimenti genome:
- a CDS encoding IS66 family transposase, translated as MNSPKPELPEINKEDRTPLVDVLLEMLAWQQKQIDELAQEILKLKGETTKPKIKPSTMDKEGAPGSDDSSSKRKKGPRRSKKGNLKIDETQIIQPDEIPEGSRFKGYQDRVIQDITFQTHNIRYRLAEYITPEGLTILGQLPEDIQGGSFGKSLIAFILYQYHHQHVTQPLLLEQIRDLGVDISSGKLSYILTEDLDDFHAEKDELLKTGLSVSKYIHTDDTGARHKGQNGYCTHIGNDFFAWFSSTESKSRINFLNCLSQGKTTLYTLNTGAIEYMAQNKLSVVILATLENISVCINTAPDWCEWLDQQGIVKPRHRKIVTEGALMGGLLDQGISSDFSIISDDAGQFNVFDHALCWIHAERVINRLIPLNDSHTKAVDDARDQLWSIYHDLKAYKLNPVTEQASSIRQRFQILCSTKTCYETLNQALGRMGKNQHELLRVLDKPYLPLHNNLSERDIRDYVKKRKISGSTRSDAGRKARDTFASLKKTCRKHGMSFWGYLKSRLLKLEGIPPLSEVIRAAAASG; from the coding sequence ATGAACTCGCCTAAACCTGAATTACCAGAGATAAACAAAGAAGATCGCACACCGCTAGTCGATGTGTTATTGGAAATGCTTGCCTGGCAACAAAAGCAGATTGATGAGTTAGCACAAGAGATACTCAAGCTTAAAGGCGAAACCACAAAGCCTAAAATCAAACCGAGTACAATGGATAAGGAGGGTGCCCCAGGAAGTGATGACTCCTCATCAAAAAGGAAAAAAGGCCCAAGGCGCAGTAAAAAAGGCAACCTCAAAATAGATGAAACCCAAATTATTCAGCCGGATGAAATCCCAGAGGGTTCACGCTTTAAAGGGTATCAGGATCGTGTTATTCAGGATATTACCTTTCAAACTCATAACATTCGTTATCGTTTAGCAGAATATATAACGCCAGAGGGTCTTACGATTTTAGGTCAGCTTCCCGAAGACATTCAGGGAGGTAGCTTTGGTAAAAGCCTTATTGCCTTTATTCTCTATCAATACCATCACCAACATGTCACACAGCCATTACTACTGGAACAAATTCGTGATTTAGGCGTCGATATTTCGAGCGGTAAGCTCAGTTATATACTAACAGAAGATCTGGACGACTTTCATGCCGAAAAAGATGAATTACTGAAGACGGGATTATCCGTTTCTAAATATATTCATACAGATGATACTGGCGCACGGCATAAAGGGCAAAATGGCTATTGCACACATATTGGCAATGATTTTTTTGCCTGGTTCAGTAGTACAGAAAGTAAAAGCAGAATCAATTTTTTAAACTGTCTATCACAAGGCAAAACAACGCTTTATACATTGAACACAGGTGCCATTGAATACATGGCACAAAATAAGCTGTCTGTTGTAATCTTGGCGACACTGGAAAATATCAGTGTCTGCATTAACACGGCACCTGACTGGTGCGAATGGCTGGATCAGCAAGGCATCGTTAAACCTCGGCACAGAAAAATAGTCACGGAAGGTGCTTTGATGGGAGGGCTGCTAGACCAAGGCATTTCCTCTGACTTTTCAATTATCAGTGATGATGCAGGGCAGTTTAACGTCTTTGATCATGCCTTGTGCTGGATCCATGCCGAACGAGTGATTAATCGCCTGATTCCTTTAAATGACAGCCATACCAAGGCAGTAGATGACGCACGCGACCAGCTTTGGTCGATTTACCATGACCTGAAAGCTTATAAACTTAATCCTGTTACCGAACAGGCGAGCAGTATCAGGCAGCGCTTTCAAATCCTATGCAGTACCAAAACCTGTTACGAAACGCTTAACCAGGCCCTCGGGCGAATGGGGAAAAATCAACATGAACTCCTCCGTGTACTCGACAAACCCTACCTCCCACTTCATAACAATTTAAGCGAACGGGATATAAGGGATTACGTCAAGAAACGAAAAATCAGCGGGAGTACACGAAGTGATGCAGGGCGGAAAGCCCGTGATACTTTTGCCAGTCTCAAGAAGACCTGCCGAAAGCACGGCATGTCATTTTGGGGTTATTTAAAAAGTCGCTTACTGAAGTTAGAAGGGATTCCTCCGTTATCGGAAGTCATTCGTGCGGCCGCTGCCAGTGGATAA
- a CDS encoding IS3 family transposase (programmed frameshift), producing MSKRKSYTTEFKHEAASLVLDQAYSINDACEAMGVGTTAMRRWVTQLKEERHGVTPKGSRAITSDQQKIQDLESQIKKLKREKEIFKKGFSSLNIGRVSILMLIDELREQYKQCELLQTFEMSRSSYNYHRKHANKADPERDRLKSKVIALHEASRSSAGSRTLSAQLKQQGESVGRFKTRSLMQEAELTSKQPGAHRYKVAEKPSNIADNHLNREFSTELANQVWCGDVTYIWSGTGWIYLALVIDLNARRIVGWACSTSPDSVLTTRALKLAYAARGEPKNLMFHSDQGCHYTSKVFQQQLSEYEIKQSMSRRGNCWDNAPMERCFRSFKSEWMPKTFYSSYEQAEKDIMQYIKYYNSFRVHSETSHYPRENIKKLLYNIFYELA from the exons ATGAGTAAACGAAAAAGTTATACAACAGAATTTAAACATGAAGCGGCCAGTCTGGTATTAGATCAGGCATATTCCATAAATGATGCTTGCGAAGCTATGGGCGTTGGAACTACAGCAATGCGCCGTTGGGTCACTCAATTAAAAGAAGAGCGTCATGGTGTTACGCCAAAAGGAAGCCGAGCGATTACTTCTGATCAGCAAAAGATTCAAGATTTGGAAAGTCAGATAAAGAAACTAAAGAGGGAGAAAGAGATTT TTAAAAAAGGCTTCAGCTCTCTTAATATCGGACGTGTATCAATTTTAATGCTAATTGATGAGTTAAGAGAGCAATACAAACAATGCGAATTATTGCAAACATTTGAGATGAGTCGTAGTAGTTACAACTACCACCGTAAGCATGCAAACAAGGCAGATCCTGAGCGAGACAGGTTAAAATCCAAGGTTATTGCGTTACATGAAGCGAGCCGCAGTTCAGCGGGGAGTCGTACCCTTTCTGCTCAATTAAAACAGCAAGGTGAATCTGTTGGACGCTTCAAAACACGGAGTTTAATGCAAGAAGCGGAGCTGACAAGTAAACAGCCAGGCGCACATCGTTACAAGGTGGCTGAAAAGCCATCAAACATAGCGGATAACCACTTAAACCGTGAATTTTCTACCGAACTGGCTAATCAAGTTTGGTGTGGTGATGTCACCTATATTTGGTCGGGTACAGGCTGGATATATTTAGCATTGGTGATTGATTTAAATGCGCGCCGTATCGTGGGGTGGGCTTGCTCAACTAGTCCTGACTCAGTATTGACTACACGAGCGTTAAAATTAGCTTATGCGGCTAGAGGAGAGCCCAAGAACTTGATGTTTCATTCTGATCAGGGGTGCCATTACACCAGTAAGGTATTCCAGCAGCAATTGTCGGAATATGAGATCAAGCAAAGCATGAGTCGGCGTGGTAACTGTTGGGATAATGCACCGATGGAGCGTTGTTTTAGAAGCTTTAAATCTGAATGGATGCCTAAGACTTTTTATTCATCTTATGAACAGGCAGAGAAAGATATTATGCAATACATCAAGTATTACAATAGTTTCCGTGTACATAGTGAAACTTCTCATTATCCACGGGAAAATATTAAAAAGTTGCTTTACAATATATTCTATGAACTCGCCTAA
- a CDS encoding pyridoxamine 5'-phosphate oxidase family protein, with protein MSEIYGKQHKNMQDKFDTKQLADSVGENIVQSEISDENKVFIESRDMFFLTTVDHRGYPTCSYKGGNPGFVKVIDSKTLAFPSYDGNGMFLSMGNITACNKIGMLFINFEVPHRVRVHGTATVSSDDALIADFHEAELIVRVNITEIFENCPRYIHKYKRLETSKYIPQAECKTPAAQWKRIDVLQDALPKRDQTIADESGGTITPEEYGELVKKGNA; from the coding sequence ATGAGTGAAATATACGGTAAACAACATAAAAATATGCAGGATAAATTTGATACAAAACAATTAGCTGACTCTGTCGGTGAAAACATTGTTCAATCTGAGATTAGCGATGAGAACAAAGTTTTTATTGAATCACGAGACATGTTTTTTCTGACTACGGTTGATCACCGTGGCTATCCTACATGCTCCTATAAAGGAGGTAACCCTGGATTTGTGAAGGTCATAGACAGCAAGACACTGGCGTTTCCAAGTTATGATGGAAATGGAATGTTTCTGTCAATGGGAAATATTACTGCCTGTAACAAAATCGGAATGCTATTTATCAATTTCGAGGTACCGCATCGTGTTCGTGTGCATGGAACAGCAACCGTAAGTAGTGATGATGCCTTAATCGCAGATTTTCATGAGGCAGAGCTAATTGTGCGTGTCAATATCACTGAGATTTTTGAGAATTGTCCACGTTATATCCATAAATACAAACGGTTAGAAACTTCAAAATATATTCCTCAGGCTGAATGCAAAACGCCCGCAGCACAATGGAAACGTATTGATGTATTGCAAGATGCATTACCCAAACGAGATCAGACAATTGCTGATGAATCAGGGGGAACCATTACACCTGAGGAATATGGAGAGTTAGTAAAGAAAGGTAATGCTTGA
- a CDS encoding helix-turn-helix domain-containing protein, with amino-acid sequence MKTDHLKHSQAKENLASTLGVKYTTHDFPVNERRDRLHEFINREYAKVEITPPAINDNLFNEVTIYPWKDLRLSSVRSNAIGLKRKAHEPNLYSQDAYFLVVLVSGDYRLQQNGKEVFLQPGDMSIYDATLAHQISCSKSFEKLIISIPRAILRDRFSGVEHCTAIRIPGNSGTGAIATNFIRSTLNQTNQLSISEFSALSDSSLDLLTLTLATIRPEKFNLSNSHSLTLKRVKVYIEANLSNSDINPTIVANDIGLSSRYINTFFKKEETSLMRYIWRRRLENCRNDLLDPTNIGDRISDIAFRWGFNDLSHFSRVFKQQYDLSPKDYRQKWIFKNSNEI; translated from the coding sequence ATGAAAACAGACCATTTAAAACACTCTCAAGCAAAGGAAAATTTAGCATCAACGCTAGGCGTTAAATACACGACTCATGATTTTCCGGTAAATGAAAGGCGAGACAGGTTACATGAATTTATTAATCGAGAATATGCCAAAGTTGAAATTACCCCACCCGCTATTAATGACAACTTATTTAACGAAGTCACTATTTATCCATGGAAAGATCTTCGGCTGTCCTCCGTTCGATCTAATGCAATAGGGCTTAAGCGAAAAGCTCACGAACCCAATTTGTACAGTCAAGATGCCTATTTTTTGGTTGTTCTTGTTTCCGGTGATTACCGTTTACAGCAAAATGGAAAAGAAGTCTTTTTACAGCCGGGGGATATGTCAATATATGATGCGACGCTAGCACATCAAATCAGTTGTTCTAAAAGTTTTGAAAAACTGATAATTTCTATTCCACGCGCCATACTTAGAGACAGATTTTCGGGGGTTGAACACTGTACTGCAATACGTATTCCTGGAAATTCTGGAACAGGTGCCATTGCAACAAATTTCATTCGTTCCACTTTAAACCAGACAAACCAGTTATCTATATCTGAGTTTTCCGCATTGTCTGACTCTTCACTCGACCTGTTAACTTTAACTTTAGCAACAATACGTCCAGAAAAATTCAACCTATCCAATAGTCACTCTCTTACCCTTAAAAGGGTCAAAGTATATATCGAGGCGAACCTCTCCAATTCAGATATAAACCCCACTATAGTAGCCAACGATATTGGGCTGTCTTCTCGATATATTAATACATTCTTTAAAAAGGAAGAGACTTCATTGATGCGTTATATCTGGAGACGTAGGCTTGAAAATTGTCGCAATGATTTACTTGACCCTACCAATATTGGAGACCGAATTTCTGATATTGCTTTTCGTTGGGGATTTAACGATTTGTCTCATTTTAGCCGGGTTTTCAAACAGCAATACGATTTGTCTCCAAAGGACTACCGTCAAAAATGGATCTTTAAAAATTCCAATGAAATATAA
- a CDS encoding group II intron maturase-specific domain-containing protein: protein MSSNTRKITNQIIAELRKSLLGWKAYFGIAEVKSPLRDIDKWIRRKLRCYLYKQWGRSGYRKLRKLGVKRQLAWNTAKSAHGPWRLSNSPALTYGLSNKYFTNLGLPSLVA from the coding sequence ATGTCGTCGAACACGAGGAAAATCACAAATCAAATTATTGCGGAGCTAAGAAAGTCCCTGCTTGGTTGGAAAGCATATTTTGGTATAGCCGAAGTAAAGAGTCCGCTACGTGATATAGATAAATGGATAAGACGGAAGTTACGGTGTTATTTATACAAACAGTGGGGTAGGTCAGGCTACCGAAAGCTCAGGAAACTAGGTGTCAAACGGCAATTGGCTTGGAACACTGCTAAATCAGCGCATGGCCCTTGGCGATTGAGTAATAGTCCAGCTTTGACTTACGGCTTGTCGAATAAATACTTTACAAACTTGGGGCTACCTTCATTGGTAGCATGA
- the ltrA gene encoding group II intron reverse transcriptase/maturase: protein MGKAYTHSSSEELSLMAQVLERNNLLQALKQVVRNKGVAGVDGMTVEELPDYLTQHWPDIKARLETGIYSPQPVLRIEIPKANGKKRKLGIPTVIDRMIQQAIAQILSQRWELQFHPNSYGFRPLRSAQQAVCTAQSEINNGKQWVVDLDLESFFDRVNHDRLMNTLKSEIKDKTLLRLINSYLKAGIEINGQYEKTTEGVPQGSPLSPLLANIVLNELDWELEKRGHIFVRYADDCQIYVSSQRAGERVKQSITYFIEHTLRLKVNESKSAVDRPWKRKFLGFTFSPRRGHKLKVSEAALEKLKYTVRGLCRRTRGKSQIKLLRS, encoded by the coding sequence ATGGGAAAAGCTTATACTCATAGCTCCAGCGAAGAACTATCATTGATGGCGCAAGTATTAGAAAGAAACAATCTACTGCAAGCGCTAAAACAAGTTGTCCGTAACAAAGGTGTTGCTGGTGTTGATGGAATGACAGTAGAAGAACTGCCTGACTATCTTACACAGCACTGGCCAGACATCAAAGCCAGACTGGAGACAGGAATATACAGTCCACAGCCTGTACTGCGAATAGAAATTCCCAAAGCAAACGGCAAGAAGCGAAAATTGGGTATCCCGACGGTCATAGACCGAATGATACAACAAGCCATCGCCCAAATTCTTAGCCAGCGATGGGAGCTGCAATTCCATCCCAACAGCTATGGGTTTCGTCCACTGCGGAGTGCCCAACAAGCGGTATGCACTGCACAAAGCGAAATAAACAATGGCAAGCAATGGGTGGTTGATCTTGATCTTGAATCCTTCTTTGACCGTGTGAATCATGATAGACTCATGAATACATTAAAGAGCGAGATCAAAGACAAAACACTGTTGCGATTGATCAATAGCTACCTCAAAGCAGGCATTGAAATTAATGGACAGTATGAGAAAACAACAGAAGGCGTTCCACAAGGAAGCCCGTTATCTCCATTACTAGCCAATATAGTGCTGAATGAGTTAGATTGGGAGCTGGAAAAGCGAGGCCACATCTTTGTTCGCTATGCCGATGATTGTCAAATCTATGTAAGCAGTCAGCGAGCAGGTGAACGGGTAAAACAGAGTATAACGTACTTTATAGAACATACCTTAAGACTCAAGGTCAATGAAAGCAAAAGTGCGGTAGATCGCCCATGGAAACGAAAGTTTCTGGGTTTTACCTTTAGCCCACGCCGAGGACATAAATTGAAAGTCTCCGAAGCAGCATTGGAGAAGCTCAAATATACGGTGAGAGGGCTATGTCGTCGAACACGAGGAAAATCACAAATCAAATTATTGCGGAGCTAA
- a CDS encoding peroxiredoxin, which translates to MTGKPGVPIPDGWAEIPGAAGCTPQSCSYRDNFDEFQALGVTIYGVSAQPTLDQVEAAKRLNLPYELLSDSELKFASSLNLPIFEVAELKLLKRVTLICSDGVIKKLFYPVFPPDKNAFNVIEWLKYHAHNEQIQPTPKNGAAD; encoded by the coding sequence ATGACCGGCAAACCGGGTGTACCTATCCCGGATGGGTGGGCTGAAATACCTGGTGCTGCTGGCTGCACACCACAGTCGTGTTCATATCGAGACAATTTCGATGAATTTCAGGCGCTTGGTGTTACGATTTATGGAGTAAGCGCACAACCGACTCTTGACCAAGTAGAGGCAGCGAAAAGGTTGAACCTTCCGTATGAATTGTTGAGCGACTCCGAGCTAAAATTCGCGAGCTCCCTCAATCTACCAATTTTCGAAGTTGCCGAGCTTAAGTTGCTCAAACGAGTTACCCTAATTTGCTCTGACGGTGTGATCAAAAAGCTGTTCTATCCAGTTTTTCCCCCAGATAAGAATGCCTTCAATGTTATTGAATGGCTGAAATATCATGCGCATAACGAGCAAATCCAGCCGACGCCAAAAAACGGCGCGGCTGATTAG
- a CDS encoding haloacid dehalogenase type II, translating into MSKPKVLIFDVNETLLDLTPLKISVGKALGGREDLLPLWFSTMLHYSLVETLSGNYHSFGEIGTAALKMVAETQGIELEYQDAKVAVVTPLRSLPPHHDVAVGLKMLSEAGFRIVSLTNSSAEAAETQLRNAGLTDLFEKRFSNESVKKYKPHPDTYRMVIDDLSVRPEEVLMIAAHAWDLAGAKNVGLQTAFIARPGTALYPNVAKPDYVVNDLPELVKRLRETD; encoded by the coding sequence ATGTCTAAACCCAAAGTTCTTATCTTTGATGTAAACGAAACTTTGCTCGATCTCACTCCATTGAAAATCTCTGTTGGCAAAGCGCTCGGCGGACGAGAAGATCTGCTGCCGCTCTGGTTTTCAACGATGCTGCACTACTCGCTTGTGGAAACCTTAAGCGGAAACTATCACAGCTTCGGAGAAATCGGCACCGCCGCTCTAAAGATGGTGGCGGAAACGCAAGGTATTGAACTCGAGTACCAAGACGCCAAGGTCGCAGTTGTCACACCGCTTCGATCGCTGCCGCCACATCACGACGTTGCTGTTGGGCTGAAAATGCTTTCCGAAGCCGGTTTTCGGATCGTAAGTTTGACCAACTCGTCCGCCGAGGCGGCTGAAACTCAATTAAGAAACGCGGGGCTAACTGACCTGTTTGAAAAACGGTTCAGCAATGAGAGTGTCAAGAAGTACAAGCCCCATCCGGACACTTACCGCATGGTTATCGATGATCTCAGCGTAAGACCGGAAGAAGTCTTGATGATTGCCGCACATGCCTGGGATTTAGCGGGAGCCAAGAACGTTGGGCTTCAAACGGCCTTTATCGCGCGACCGGGCACGGCGTTATACCCGAATGTTGCAAAGCCAGACTATGTCGTGAACGATCTGCCAGAACTCGTGAAACGTCTGCGGGAAACGGATTAA
- a CDS encoding multidrug effflux MFS transporter codes for MIRIVILLAFLAAFAPVSTDMYLPAIPDLEASWHEPLTYINLALSGFFVAFCLSILMFGPLSDHFGRKKPLLVGIAIYCVASILCATANDLDHFVIYRMLQGFGAGSASAISLAIAKDRFTDAVQRGQVLSYIAVIMAIAPMAAPTMGAVLLQVSDWRMIFIVQFLFGLFLWCMVAAMKESLLTKEAISTGEVISRYFSFLSKRIFLSYCVISSLLLAPLFAFIAVSSTIYQETMKLGAVEYGLLFAFNALSIMLGNLVYLKLQKKMGDRKLIILAITVAMTGACIQLLLSSFHHILAFALPMFIITFGVGIGRAPSVNSALEQINQHTGIASSIIVFSNFFIASIAMLIASIEMENRIALIAILALCASSVNAMLMFGLHCYRIAQKI; via the coding sequence ATGATTAGAATTGTTATTTTATTGGCCTTTTTAGCAGCCTTTGCACCCGTTTCAACGGATATGTATTTACCTGCCATTCCCGATCTTGAGGCGAGTTGGCATGAACCTTTGACGTATATTAATTTGGCATTGTCTGGTTTTTTTGTTGCCTTTTGCTTATCCATATTAATGTTCGGTCCGCTATCCGATCATTTCGGTCGAAAAAAACCATTGTTAGTCGGGATTGCCATCTATTGTGTCGCAAGCATTCTTTGCGCTACTGCAAATGATTTAGATCATTTTGTTATCTATCGAATGTTGCAGGGATTTGGTGCCGGCAGTGCTTCAGCAATTAGTCTGGCGATTGCAAAAGACCGCTTTACAGATGCTGTTCAACGAGGCCAAGTGCTTTCGTATATCGCTGTTATCATGGCGATAGCACCCATGGCAGCGCCAACAATGGGCGCGGTATTATTACAAGTTTCTGACTGGCGAATGATTTTTATTGTTCAATTTCTTTTTGGCCTATTTTTATGGTGCATGGTGGCCGCAATGAAAGAAAGCCTTTTAACAAAAGAAGCCATTTCTACGGGTGAAGTGATATCTCGATATTTTTCCTTTTTATCGAAAAGAATATTTCTTTCTTATTGCGTGATCTCTAGTCTTTTATTGGCGCCACTGTTTGCATTTATTGCGGTTTCTTCCACGATTTATCAGGAAACGATGAAACTGGGAGCGGTAGAATATGGATTACTCTTTGCCTTCAACGCCTTATCAATTATGTTGGGTAATTTAGTGTATTTGAAATTGCAGAAAAAGATGGGAGATAGAAAACTTATCATATTAGCGATAACGGTCGCCATGACGGGTGCCTGTATTCAATTGTTACTTTCATCATTTCATCATATTCTGGCATTTGCTTTGCCGATGTTTATTATTACCTTTGGTGTGGGCATCGGTCGGGCGCCGTCAGTTAACTCTGCGCTGGAACAAATTAATCAGCATACAGGTATTGCATCATCGATTATTGTGTTTAGTAATTTTTTTATTGCCAGTATCGCGATGTTAATCGCATCCATTGAAATGGAAAATCGAATCGCATTAATTGCCATTCTTGCACTTTGTGCAAGTAGTGTGAATGCAATGCTCATGTTTGGCCTGCATTGTTATCGTATTGCCCAGAAAATTTAA
- a CDS encoding SPW repeat domain-containing protein codes for MKIINAKTHGILDYAIVAIFALAPTILNLSEGPMLLAYLLAIVHLSMTLLTDFSMGVAKIIPLKLHGTIEFIVGIAIPIAPFVLGFEGVALYFYLITGIAIFIIGNMTDYQEQS; via the coding sequence ATGAAAATCATTAACGCAAAAACGCACGGCATTCTAGATTACGCAATAGTCGCCATATTTGCTTTGGCACCAACTATCTTGAATCTTAGTGAAGGCCCGATGTTGCTTGCATATTTGCTAGCTATAGTACATTTATCAATGACCTTGCTTACCGACTTCTCGATGGGCGTAGCAAAGATTATTCCCTTAAAACTGCATGGAACCATAGAGTTTATCGTCGGTATCGCCATTCCAATAGCCCCCTTTGTACTGGGCTTTGAAGGTGTAGCGCTATATTTCTACCTGATCACCGGAATCGCCATCTTTATTATAGGTAATATGACGGATTATCAAGAGCAATCGTAA
- a CDS encoding EthD family reductase — MKTAKLIVMYPTPADVEIFEQRYEQEHVPMAVEKLAGKTRFVASLIKSSVGQEQAPFHRIAEVYFPSMQDLETCLNSPGGQETAQHAVTISTGGAPLFLTAEVESFDF; from the coding sequence ATGAAAACAGCAAAATTGATTGTGATGTACCCAACGCCTGCTGATGTCGAAATATTTGAGCAACGCTATGAGCAGGAGCATGTGCCGATGGCGGTAGAAAAACTGGCCGGAAAAACCCGCTTTGTCGCGTCGCTGATTAAGTCCAGCGTAGGACAGGAACAAGCACCTTTCCATCGCATAGCCGAAGTTTACTTTCCGTCTATGCAGGACTTGGAAACCTGTTTAAATTCGCCGGGCGGACAGGAAACCGCACAGCATGCCGTAACTATTTCGACCGGCGGTGCGCCATTGTTTTTAACCGCGGAAGTTGAAAGTTTCGATTTCTAA
- a CDS encoding LysR family transcriptional regulator, which yields MEMQQIRYFLAVCDQGTITHAAQRTYVSQPSLTQAIKKLEDEIGGALFTRTHAGCQLTPLGRMVEPKLRKTYKDLQATKAEAIRFTRFNTIPLRIGLMTTIGAQRLCPCLAEYQQDFPNIELELIIDSEADLLKQLDSGMLDLVISAPTQTPALPYQSTWLYEERYVIAFNTAHRFNQLQKIDLKAIQSVPYLDRLNCELREDLKGICQNQEINLYAAYRSNSEEWILRMVKAGIGVALMPEYTLPKDASDINYRYLVDPEISRQVYAIYSHQTSAKSELLALIDNLSRI from the coding sequence ATGGAAATGCAGCAAATCCGCTATTTTTTGGCCGTCTGCGATCAAGGCACTATCACACATGCCGCGCAACGTACTTATGTCTCGCAACCGTCGTTGACGCAGGCCATAAAGAAACTGGAAGATGAAATCGGCGGGGCATTGTTTACGCGCACGCACGCCGGTTGCCAGTTAACGCCGTTAGGTCGTATGGTTGAACCTAAGCTCAGAAAAACGTATAAAGACCTTCAGGCAACCAAAGCGGAAGCTATCCGTTTTACCCGCTTTAATACCATTCCCTTGCGCATCGGCCTGATGACAACCATAGGTGCACAACGCCTATGTCCTTGTTTGGCAGAGTATCAGCAAGACTTCCCGAATATCGAATTGGAATTAATTATCGATAGCGAAGCGGATTTATTAAAGCAACTGGATTCAGGAATGCTTGATCTCGTGATCAGTGCACCGACACAAACACCGGCACTACCGTACCAATCGACATGGCTCTATGAAGAACGCTATGTGATCGCTTTCAACACGGCACATCGCTTTAATCAATTGCAAAAAATCGATCTGAAAGCCATACAGTCAGTGCCTTATTTAGACAGGCTAAATTGTGAATTAAGAGAAGATTTGAAAGGTATTTGTCAAAACCAGGAAATTAATCTTTATGCAGCTTACCGCAGTAACAGCGAAGAATGGATTTTGCGTATGGTGAAGGCGGGTATCGGCGTTGCATTAATGCCGGAATATACTTTGCCCAAGGATGCAAGCGACATCAATTATCGCTATCTTGTTGACCCTGAAATCAGTCGCCAGGTTTATGCGATATATTCGCATCAGACATCAGCAAAATCGGAATTGCTGGCATTGATTGATAATTTGAGCAGGATATAA